Proteins encoded in a region of the Alosa sapidissima isolate fAloSap1 chromosome 19, fAloSap1.pri, whole genome shotgun sequence genome:
- the erg28 gene encoding ergosterol biosynthetic protein 28 homolog, with protein sequence MGRLLNVLRSWLVMVSVIAMGNTVQSFRDHSFLSEKLYTGSPEFVNGLQARTFGIWTLLSSIIRFFCAMDIQNRTLYHITLWTFVLALGHFLSEAFIYKTAPLTIGVMAPLLVASFSIVAMLAGFQCITDSQELAADQKKRK encoded by the exons TTTTGAATGTGCTGCGCAGTTGGCTGGTTATGGTGTCTGTGATTGCTATGGGCAACACAGTTCAAAGTTTTCGCGATCACAGCTTCCTGTCAGAGAAACTTTACACTGGGTCGCCGGAGTTTG TAAATGGCCTTCAGGCTAGAACATTTGGAATATGGACCTTGTTATCATCTATAATTCGTTTCTTCTGTGCCATGGACATCCAAAACAGAAC gctttaTCACATCACACTGTGGACATTTGTGCTGGCTCTAGGGCATTTTCTTTCTGAAGCCTTCATCTATAAAACAGCACCCCTGACTATTGGTGTAATGGCACCTCTTCTAGTTGCAA GCTTTTCCATTGTGGCCATGTTGGCAGGCTTTCAGTGCATCACCGATTCCCAGGAGCTGGCAGCTGACCAGAAGAAGAGGAAATGA